One segment of Hippopotamus amphibius kiboko isolate mHipAmp2 chromosome 4, mHipAmp2.hap2, whole genome shotgun sequence DNA contains the following:
- the PLEKHG3 gene encoding pleckstrin homology domain-containing family G member 3 isoform X10: MNLTAWGDAPWRERKDCLRPGARGQNLPGAPLPGSDARMPVSASLHQKGSQERPVSLTSTTSSSGSSCDSRGAMEEPSGSEASAENGAGSPRGRHLPNSSNNSSGWRSVRGSLSPFNSRASGAPVHKLSYLGRVVREIVETERTYVQDLRSIVEDYLLKIIDTQGLLNPEQVSALFGNIESIYALNSQLLRDLDSCNSDPVAVASCFVERSQEFDIYTQYCNNYPNSVAALTECMQDKQQAKFFRDRQELLQHSLPLGSYLLKPVQRILKYHLLLQEIAKHFDEEEDGFEVVEDAIDTMTCVAWYINDMKRRHEHAVRLQEIQSLLINWKGPDLTTYGELVLEGTFRVHRVRSEKTFFLFDKALLITKKRGDHFVYKGHIPCSSLMLIESTRESLCFTVTHYKHSKQQYNLQAKTVEEKRSWTHHIKRLILENHHTTIPQKAKEAILEMDSYYPNRYRHSPERLKKASQDEVSTHVHQGRRQSEPSRHLLRQLSDKAGAAGMQGKGHRESEDPKSCRRPSSRSPTAAETCLSFESVSSLPEVEPDTESGTEQEVFAAMEGPSTEETPSDTEAPEVLEMQLDTHQLLLGPDPPGDVVDFMVVESTEDPKALSSEEEEEEMGAAHEPESLLPPSVLDQASVIAERFVSSFSRRSSLALEDGKSSGFGSPRLTSRSSSVVSLEDGEKGPASHGSTTDSLGAQLPPEVDIRVTVAAESEPSVNGTEPPSPGCPAEPDRSSCTKESKLSSRDRLLLEKIKSYYENAEHHDAGFSVRRRESLSFIPKGLVRNSVSRINSLPRPDPGPAAPLGHKRQVGSRAASWALLDHPRPADQPRPGQAGAGDPAPITDAEFRPSSEIVKLWEEMESPKGSPQKGPGQGQANGFDLHEPLFILEEHELGAITEESAAASPESASPTEPTSPAHLARELKELVKELNSGAQGELVTPLHPRILQLSHVMDSHMSEHVKSKVYHLARQYSLRIKSKSVTARLPLQWEKVAPTVPHLQEETGVPSGGRGKRKPVLSLFNHEQSPVQEHSPPKPNSARETSPRRFSFSPSATSPRTTSPGAWHVPRSPLSPFDTETFNWPDVRELCSKYASQNQAPQAKGSRPCNLPVNRSRSLPENMMEPPPPPPPSGRVGRCCSLNARRAPAGPEAAQPQSGGGSPPSVPVRGEALYITADLTLEDNRRMVVMEKGPLLGPDAGLEAASGQGPSSAAAQAGQGQEFQERAEYRPKEEGPRDPADPSQQGRVRSLRQKFQALNSES; encoded by the exons AACCTCCCTGGAGCGCCCCTGCCAGGCAGCGATGCCAGGATGCCCgtctctgcctccctccaccaAAAGGGCAGCCAGGAGCGGCCCGTGAGCCTGACCTCCACCACCTCGTCATCGGGCTCCTCCTGTGACAGCCGCGGGGCCATGGAGGAGCCCAGCGGCTCCGAGGCTTCGGCCGAGAACGGGGCGGGCTCCCCTCGCGGCCGGCATCTccccaacagcagcaacaacTCCAGCGGCTGGCGGAGCGTGAGGGGGTCACTGTCCCCCTTCAACAGCCGGGCGTCGGGGGCGCCTGTGCACAAGCTCAGCTACTTGGGCCGTGTGGTGAGGGAAATTGTGGAGACGGAGCGCACGTACGTGCAAGACCTGCGCAGCATTGTGGAG GACTACCTCTTGAAGATCATTGACACGCAGGGGCTGCTGAACCCGGAGCAAGTCAGCGCCCTCTTTGGGAACATAGAAAGCATCTATGCACTGAACAG CCAGCTGCTCAGAGACCTGGACAGCTGCAATAGTGACCCCGTGGCTGTGGCCAGCTGCTTTGTGGAAAGG AGCCAAGAGTTTGATATCTACACCCAGTATTGCAACAACTACCCTAA ctcAGTGGCCGCCCTGACCGAGTGCATGCAGGACAAGCAGCAGGCCAAGTTCTTCCGGGACCGGCAGGAGCTGCTGCAGCACTCGCTGCCCTTGGGCTCCTACCTCCTGAAGCCGGTCCAGCGCATCCTCAAGTATCACCTGCTACTCCAG GAAATCGCTAAACATTTTGATGAGGAAGAGGATGGCTTTGAGGTGGTGGAGGATGCCATTGACACCATGACCTGCGTGGCCTGGTACATCAACGACATGAAGAGGAGGCATGAGCACGCAGTCCGGCTCCAG GAGATTCAGTCTCTACTCATCAACTGGAAGGGGCCAGACTTGACCACCTACGGGGAGCTCGTCCTGGAGGGCACGTTCCGCGTGCACCGTGTGCGCAGCGAGAAGACCTTCTTCCTCTTTGACAAAGCACTGCTCATCACCAAGAAGCGGGGAGATCACTTTGTCTACAAGGGTCACATCCCG TGCTCCTCCCTCATGCTGATTGAAAGCACCAGAGAATCCCTGTGCTTCACCGTCACCCACTACAAGCACAGCAAGCAGCAGTACAACCTCCAG GCCAAAACAGTGGAGGAGAAACGGAGCTGGACTCACCACATCAAGAGGCTCATCCTGGAGAACCACCACACCACCATCCCCCAGAAG GCCAAAGAAGCCATCTTGGAAATGGATTCCTATT ATCCCAATCGGTACCGCCACAGCCCAGAGCGCCTGAAGAAGGCCTCCCAGGATGAAGTGTCCACCCATGTGCACCAGGGGCGCCGGCAGTCGG AGCCATCCAGACATCTGCTCAGGCAACTCAGCGACAAAG CCGGAGCAGCCGGAATGCAG GGGAAGGGGCACAGGGAGTCTGAAGACCCCAAGAGCTGCAGGAGGCCCAGCAGCCGATCTCCAACCGCTGCCGAGACGTGCCTGAGCTTTGAGTCCGTGTCTTCCCTGCCGGAG GTTGAGCCAGACACTGAGTCTGGGACAGAGCAGGAGGTGTTTGCTGCCATGGAAGGTCCCAGCACCGAGGAGACGCCCTCAGACACAGAGGCTCCGGAAGTCCTGGAAATGCAGCTTGACACCCACCAGCTGCTGCTGGGACCGGACCCCCCGGGTGACGTGGTGGACTTCATGGTGGTCGAGAGCACCGAGGACCCAAAGGCCCTgagcagtgaggaggaggaggaggagatgggggccGCCCACGAGCCCGagagcctcctgcctccctccgtGCTGGACCAGGCCAGCGTCATCGCCGAGCGGTTCGTCAGCAGCTTCTCCCGGCGGAGCAGCCTGGCGCTGGAGGACGGCAAGTCCAGTGGCTTTGGGAGCCCGCGGCTGACCAGCCGGAGCAGCAGTGTGGTCAGCCTAGAGGACGGCGAGAAGGGCCCGGCCTCGCACGGCAGCACCACAGACTCCCTGGGCGCTCAGCTCCCTCCAGAAGTGGACATCCGTGTGACAGTGGCCGCAGAGAGTGAACCTTCTGTCAACGGGACGGAGCCCCCAAGCCCAGGCTGCCCAGCGGAGCCAGACAGGTCTTCCTGCACGAAGGAATCAAAGCTTTCTTCCCGAGACCGGCTGTTGTTGGAAAAAATCAAGAGCTACTACGAAAATGCAGAGCACCACGACGCAGGCTTTAGTGTCCGGCGCCGGGAGAGCCTCTCCTTCATCCCCAAGGGGCTGGTGAGAAACTCAGTCTCCAGAATCAACAGCCTTCCCAGGCCAGACCCGGGGCCAGCGGCTCCGCTGGGGCATAAGAGACAGGTGGGCTCGCGGGCAGCCTCGTGGGCCCTCTTGGACCACCCAAGACCAGCGGACCAGCCAAGACCAGGCCAGGCTGGAGCTGGGGACCCAGCTCCTATCACAGATGCTGAGTTCCGCCCGTCTTCGGAAATTGTGAAGCTCTGGGAGGAGATGGAGTCTCCCAAGGGGAGCCCTCAGAAGGGGCCAGGCCAAGGCCAGGCCAATGGCTTTGACCTGCATGAGCCCCTCTTCATCCTGGAGGAGCACGAGCTGGGGGCCATCACCGAGGAGTCGGCTGCTGCCTCGCCAGAGAGCGCCTCCCCCACCGAGCCGACCAGCCCGGCCCACCTGGCCCGGGAGCTGAAGGAGCTGGTGAAGGAGCTGAATAGCGGCGCTCAGGGGGAGCTGGTGACCCCCCTGCACCCCCGCATCCTGCAGCTCTCCCACGTGATGGACAGCCACATGAGCGAGCACGTCAAGAGCAAGGTCTACCATCTGGCTCGCCAGTACAGCCTCCGGATCAAGAGCAAGTCGGTGACAGCCAGGCTGCCACTGCAGTGGGAGAAGGTGGCTCCCACCGTCCCCCACCTGCAGGAGGAGACTGGCGTGCCGTCGGGTGGCAGAG GTAAGAGGAAGCCGGTGCTCTCTCTCTTCAACCATGAGCAGTCCCCGGTCCAGGAGCACAGCCCGCCCAAGCCCAACTCTGCCAGGGAGACATCGCCACGGCGTTTCTCCTTCAGCCCCTCAGCCACCAGCCCGAGGACCACCTCACCTGGGGCCTGGCATGTCCCCCGAAGCCCCCTCAGCCCCTTCGACACTGAGACCTTCAACTGGCCCGATGTCCGAGAGCTCTGCTCCAAATACGCCTCCCAGAACCAGGCGCCCCAGGCCAAGGGCAGCCGGCCCTGCAACCTGCCCGTCAACCGGAGCCGCTCTCTGCCAGAGAACATGatggagccgccgccgccgccgccgccgtcgggCAGGGTGGGCCGCTGCTGCAGCCTGAACGCCAGGAGGGCCCCAGCGGGCCCGGAGGCCGCCCAGCCCCAGTCTGGCGGGGGGTCGCCCCCAAGTGTGCCCGTCAGAGGGGAGGCCCTGTACATCACCGCAGACCTCACACTAGAGGACAACCGGCGGATGGTTGTCATGGAGAAGGGGCCCCTGCTGGGTCCCGACGCGGGACTGGAGGCGGCCAGCGGGCAGGGACCGAGCTCAGCGGCAGCCCAGGCAGGGCAAGGCCAGGAGTTCCAGGAGCGTGCAGAGTATCGGCCTAAGGAAGAGGGTCCCAGGGACCCGGCGGACCCAAGCCAGCAGGGCAGAGTCAGGAGCCTGAGGCAGAAATTCCAGGCCTTGAACTCTGAGTCGTGA
- the PLEKHG3 gene encoding pleckstrin homology domain-containing family G member 3 isoform X7, producing the protein MNLTAWGDAPWRERKDCLRPGARGQNLPGAPLPGSDARMPVSASLHQKGSQERPVSLTSTTSSSGSSCDSRGAMEEPSGSEASAENGAGSPRGRHLPNSSNNSSGWRSVRGSLSPFNSRASGAPVHKLSYLGRVVREIVETERTYVQDLRSIVEDYLLKIIDTQGLLNPEQVSALFGNIESIYALNSQLLRDLDSCNSDPVAVASCFVERSQEFDIYTQYCNNYPNSVAALTECMQDKQQAKFFRDRQELLQHSLPLGSYLLKPVQRILKYHLLLQEIAKHFDEEEDGFEVVEDAIDTMTCVAWYINDMKRRHEHAVRLQEIQSLLINWKGPDLTTYGELVLEGTFRVHRVRSEKTFFLFDKALLITKKRGDHFVYKGHIPCSSLMLIESTRESLCFTVTHYKHSKQQYNLQAKTVEEKRSWTHHIKRLILENHHTTIPQKAKEAILEMDSYYPNRYRHSPERLKKASQDEVSTHVHQGRRQSEPGQPLYSRATLPSRQRGFVVPGLKGRRKSEPSRHLLRQLSDKAGAAGMQGKGHRESEDPKSCRRPSSRSPTAAETCLSFESVSSLPEVEPDTESGTEQEVFAAMEGPSTEETPSDTEAPEVLEMQLDTHQLLLGPDPPGDVVDFMVVESTEDPKALSSEEEEEEMGAAHEPESLLPPSVLDQASVIAERFVSSFSRRSSLALEDGKSSGFGSPRLTSRSSSVVSLEDGEKGPASHGSTTDSLGAQLPPEVDIRVTVAAESEPSVNGTEPPSPGCPAEPDRSSCTKESKLSSRDRLLLEKIKSYYENAEHHDAGFSVRRRESLSFIPKGLVRNSVSRINSLPRPDPGPAAPLGHKRQVGSRAASWALLDHPRPADQPRPGQAGAGDPAPITDAEFRPSSEIVKLWEEMESPKGSPQKGPGQGQANGFDLHEPLFILEEHELGAITEESAAASPESASPTEPTSPAHLARELKELVKELNSGAQGELVTPLHPRILQLSHVMDSHMSEHVKSKVYHLARQYSLRIKSKSVTARLPLQWEKVAPTVPHLQEETGVPSGGRGIQAARCLLTGKRKPVLSLFNHEQSPVQEHSPPKPNSARETSPRRFSFSPSATSPRTTSPGAWHVPRSPLSPFDTETFNWPDVRELCSKYASQNQAPQAKGSRPCNLPVNRSRSLPENMMEPPPPPPPSGRVGRCCSLNARRAPAGPEAAQPQSGGGSPPSVPVRGEALYITADLTLEDNRRMVVMEKGPLLGPDAGLEAASGQGPSSAAAQAGQGQEFQERAEYRPKEEGPRDPADPSQQGRVRSLRQKFQALNSES; encoded by the exons AACCTCCCTGGAGCGCCCCTGCCAGGCAGCGATGCCAGGATGCCCgtctctgcctccctccaccaAAAGGGCAGCCAGGAGCGGCCCGTGAGCCTGACCTCCACCACCTCGTCATCGGGCTCCTCCTGTGACAGCCGCGGGGCCATGGAGGAGCCCAGCGGCTCCGAGGCTTCGGCCGAGAACGGGGCGGGCTCCCCTCGCGGCCGGCATCTccccaacagcagcaacaacTCCAGCGGCTGGCGGAGCGTGAGGGGGTCACTGTCCCCCTTCAACAGCCGGGCGTCGGGGGCGCCTGTGCACAAGCTCAGCTACTTGGGCCGTGTGGTGAGGGAAATTGTGGAGACGGAGCGCACGTACGTGCAAGACCTGCGCAGCATTGTGGAG GACTACCTCTTGAAGATCATTGACACGCAGGGGCTGCTGAACCCGGAGCAAGTCAGCGCCCTCTTTGGGAACATAGAAAGCATCTATGCACTGAACAG CCAGCTGCTCAGAGACCTGGACAGCTGCAATAGTGACCCCGTGGCTGTGGCCAGCTGCTTTGTGGAAAGG AGCCAAGAGTTTGATATCTACACCCAGTATTGCAACAACTACCCTAA ctcAGTGGCCGCCCTGACCGAGTGCATGCAGGACAAGCAGCAGGCCAAGTTCTTCCGGGACCGGCAGGAGCTGCTGCAGCACTCGCTGCCCTTGGGCTCCTACCTCCTGAAGCCGGTCCAGCGCATCCTCAAGTATCACCTGCTACTCCAG GAAATCGCTAAACATTTTGATGAGGAAGAGGATGGCTTTGAGGTGGTGGAGGATGCCATTGACACCATGACCTGCGTGGCCTGGTACATCAACGACATGAAGAGGAGGCATGAGCACGCAGTCCGGCTCCAG GAGATTCAGTCTCTACTCATCAACTGGAAGGGGCCAGACTTGACCACCTACGGGGAGCTCGTCCTGGAGGGCACGTTCCGCGTGCACCGTGTGCGCAGCGAGAAGACCTTCTTCCTCTTTGACAAAGCACTGCTCATCACCAAGAAGCGGGGAGATCACTTTGTCTACAAGGGTCACATCCCG TGCTCCTCCCTCATGCTGATTGAAAGCACCAGAGAATCCCTGTGCTTCACCGTCACCCACTACAAGCACAGCAAGCAGCAGTACAACCTCCAG GCCAAAACAGTGGAGGAGAAACGGAGCTGGACTCACCACATCAAGAGGCTCATCCTGGAGAACCACCACACCACCATCCCCCAGAAG GCCAAAGAAGCCATCTTGGAAATGGATTCCTATT ATCCCAATCGGTACCGCCACAGCCCAGAGCGCCTGAAGAAGGCCTCCCAGGATGAAGTGTCCACCCATGTGCACCAGGGGCGCCGGCAGTCGG AGCCTGGTCAGCCCCTGTACAGCCGGGCAACACTCCCGAGCAGGCAGCGAGGCTTCGTGGTGCCAGGCCTTAAGGGCCGTAGAAAGTCGG AGCCATCCAGACATCTGCTCAGGCAACTCAGCGACAAAG CCGGAGCAGCCGGAATGCAG GGGAAGGGGCACAGGGAGTCTGAAGACCCCAAGAGCTGCAGGAGGCCCAGCAGCCGATCTCCAACCGCTGCCGAGACGTGCCTGAGCTTTGAGTCCGTGTCTTCCCTGCCGGAG GTTGAGCCAGACACTGAGTCTGGGACAGAGCAGGAGGTGTTTGCTGCCATGGAAGGTCCCAGCACCGAGGAGACGCCCTCAGACACAGAGGCTCCGGAAGTCCTGGAAATGCAGCTTGACACCCACCAGCTGCTGCTGGGACCGGACCCCCCGGGTGACGTGGTGGACTTCATGGTGGTCGAGAGCACCGAGGACCCAAAGGCCCTgagcagtgaggaggaggaggaggagatgggggccGCCCACGAGCCCGagagcctcctgcctccctccgtGCTGGACCAGGCCAGCGTCATCGCCGAGCGGTTCGTCAGCAGCTTCTCCCGGCGGAGCAGCCTGGCGCTGGAGGACGGCAAGTCCAGTGGCTTTGGGAGCCCGCGGCTGACCAGCCGGAGCAGCAGTGTGGTCAGCCTAGAGGACGGCGAGAAGGGCCCGGCCTCGCACGGCAGCACCACAGACTCCCTGGGCGCTCAGCTCCCTCCAGAAGTGGACATCCGTGTGACAGTGGCCGCAGAGAGTGAACCTTCTGTCAACGGGACGGAGCCCCCAAGCCCAGGCTGCCCAGCGGAGCCAGACAGGTCTTCCTGCACGAAGGAATCAAAGCTTTCTTCCCGAGACCGGCTGTTGTTGGAAAAAATCAAGAGCTACTACGAAAATGCAGAGCACCACGACGCAGGCTTTAGTGTCCGGCGCCGGGAGAGCCTCTCCTTCATCCCCAAGGGGCTGGTGAGAAACTCAGTCTCCAGAATCAACAGCCTTCCCAGGCCAGACCCGGGGCCAGCGGCTCCGCTGGGGCATAAGAGACAGGTGGGCTCGCGGGCAGCCTCGTGGGCCCTCTTGGACCACCCAAGACCAGCGGACCAGCCAAGACCAGGCCAGGCTGGAGCTGGGGACCCAGCTCCTATCACAGATGCTGAGTTCCGCCCGTCTTCGGAAATTGTGAAGCTCTGGGAGGAGATGGAGTCTCCCAAGGGGAGCCCTCAGAAGGGGCCAGGCCAAGGCCAGGCCAATGGCTTTGACCTGCATGAGCCCCTCTTCATCCTGGAGGAGCACGAGCTGGGGGCCATCACCGAGGAGTCGGCTGCTGCCTCGCCAGAGAGCGCCTCCCCCACCGAGCCGACCAGCCCGGCCCACCTGGCCCGGGAGCTGAAGGAGCTGGTGAAGGAGCTGAATAGCGGCGCTCAGGGGGAGCTGGTGACCCCCCTGCACCCCCGCATCCTGCAGCTCTCCCACGTGATGGACAGCCACATGAGCGAGCACGTCAAGAGCAAGGTCTACCATCTGGCTCGCCAGTACAGCCTCCGGATCAAGAGCAAGTCGGTGACAGCCAGGCTGCCACTGCAGTGGGAGAAGGTGGCTCCCACCGTCCCCCACCTGCAGGAGGAGACTGGCGTGCCGTCGGGTGGCAGAG GGATTCAGGCAGCTCGCTGTCTCCTCACAGGTAAGAGGAAGCCGGTGCTCTCTCTCTTCAACCATGAGCAGTCCCCGGTCCAGGAGCACAGCCCGCCCAAGCCCAACTCTGCCAGGGAGACATCGCCACGGCGTTTCTCCTTCAGCCCCTCAGCCACCAGCCCGAGGACCACCTCACCTGGGGCCTGGCATGTCCCCCGAAGCCCCCTCAGCCCCTTCGACACTGAGACCTTCAACTGGCCCGATGTCCGAGAGCTCTGCTCCAAATACGCCTCCCAGAACCAGGCGCCCCAGGCCAAGGGCAGCCGGCCCTGCAACCTGCCCGTCAACCGGAGCCGCTCTCTGCCAGAGAACATGatggagccgccgccgccgccgccgccgtcgggCAGGGTGGGCCGCTGCTGCAGCCTGAACGCCAGGAGGGCCCCAGCGGGCCCGGAGGCCGCCCAGCCCCAGTCTGGCGGGGGGTCGCCCCCAAGTGTGCCCGTCAGAGGGGAGGCCCTGTACATCACCGCAGACCTCACACTAGAGGACAACCGGCGGATGGTTGTCATGGAGAAGGGGCCCCTGCTGGGTCCCGACGCGGGACTGGAGGCGGCCAGCGGGCAGGGACCGAGCTCAGCGGCAGCCCAGGCAGGGCAAGGCCAGGAGTTCCAGGAGCGTGCAGAGTATCGGCCTAAGGAAGAGGGTCCCAGGGACCCGGCGGACCCAAGCCAGCAGGGCAGAGTCAGGAGCCTGAGGCAGAAATTCCAGGCCTTGAACTCTGAGTCGTGA